gtatcaaaatttgttataaatgaagttttttcctgatcttcggggttcatcttaatttggttgtacccggaataagcatcaaggaaacttatcaactcgtgcccggccatggcatcaatcatttgatcgatatttggcaatgggaacgagtctttcgggcacTCCTTGTTAAGctctttatagtctacgcacatgcgaaatttatttttcttcttaggaactactactacatagGCTATCCAgtccggatatcttacctctcggacTGAACCGATTTTAAGTAAGtaggttacctcttctttgacaaatgtATTCCAAGCCTCGGCAATAGGGAGTTTCTTCTACCTTACCGGAGGTATGCtgggatccaaactcagcttgtgcaCAGCTATTTGCGTcaggatacctgtcatatcctcgtgcgaccatgcaaaacaatcagcattaagtttaaggaattcaataaaaccaaACCTGAGTACGGGGTGTAGTCCTGTCCCcaaatgaaattttctttctaggaattcttcgaacaatgcCACTTGCTCCTATTCCTCCGCGGTGGACTTCATTGCGTCCGTCTCTTCcggaacttggaaatatctcggcacccGATATTGTTTTGACGACTCTGCTCCTGGGCTAACTCCTTCTAACTCGGGAAAAGgcgtcggttcctgtaattgctatgtcgtgtgctccttccctttgctgctggaaactgagattgcattcatctcctttGTTGTCGATTGATCACCTCGTATCTGCTTGATCCCTTCGTGtgttggaaacttcagcaattggtgatatgttgaaggTACAGctttcatctcgtgtaaccatggCCTTCCGAGGATAATGTTGTACCCCATGTCGCCATCTACTACTTCaaagagagttgttttcattactccttcagcgTTTATGAGCAGCAAAATCTCTTcccgggttgtcacacttgcAAGGTTGAAACCAGCAAGGAGCTTTATTGCCGGAATAATACTTCCGGTGAGTTTAGtttgctccaatactctccattgtatgatattagccgaacttcctAGATCCACTAGACAACGTCTGATCTTAtaatctaacacatttaaagagattaccagtgtgtCGTTGTCTGGTAATAGCAATTTGTCTGcgtcttcctccgtgaaagtgatatcgtcttctTGGAGTCTTTTACTGTGAGTTATCgatactttcatcttctttgcTGCCGAAAGGGTGACCTTGTTAATCTCATTCCCCCCGAAGATCATATTGATCATTTGGCGTGGgggttcttctcctgctttcggaAGTTCAGCGTTATCTTTATTATGACCATAATtattcttggctcggtcactcaagaattttCTGTAGTGTCCATTCTTCAATGATGTTACCACCTCCTGTCGGAGGTGTTGGCAGTCCCATGTCTGGTGACTGTTCATCCCATGATACTCACACCATAAGTTGAGATCTCTCTGGCTGGAATCGGATCTCATAGCTCTCAGGATTCGTGCATCTTTAATgtttctcatggctgacaccaTATCAGTTATCAGTGTAATAATCTTTGAAATGTGAGAGTCTATTAATGTCTGAATCTTCAATGTTTTATGGCCTTACAGGAATGATAGCCACTCTCTATATAGTGAaggaatcctactttggatataattaaaaatacatagtggagatccCATTATAGATTAGTTAATTAGCTTTTTCTTAAttttcgccgagattctctcccttggtaCGGCTACAACGGCTCTTTGTCTCTtagctcgatcttggtcggtTTTGGTTGGTCGATCTCtggatctcgagctcgatattggctcgagctcggtattgattcGAGCTCGATGTTGACTTCGAGttcggtattgatcggtccctgAATCTTGAGCTCGATAACATGGTTTCagatctcatctcgatattatgatAACGACCCTCGgtccatcatgttccaatctcgactAAATACATGCAGGGCAaaaccggttttgaccgtatacacatatattataacataacatgaaaattggttccgGAAAGAGTTTGGCTTTTATattgaagtgttgttatatatggATGCTGTTATAGACAGATCTGACTGTATTATTGAGCTGACGATTTCTTTCAGTCCTTATTATGCTGAGGGTCAAAAGACCCTTAGTGGGAACGggcataagaattgtaaaattccgaaaaaagtgaaaaaaatttcaagtgaaaatactatttgaaaattagagttgtgttttgatataaatataattttggtcatttttgaatttttgtgagtgatttgaatgtcgaaaaatttcaaaattcatcttcacgtaaaaataaaaaattttatggccaaacactgatttcggaaaaaaattaaaaaaaatttcatGGCTAAACGGGCTCTTACACATTCAGCATCAGCCAAGATTTTCCATCCACCATTGGCCCTATAACTAGATAGGACCACGAGACAGCAACCATATGAACAGGCTCCTTAATTCTTATAGCTCAAATCGTCAACATTTTGTCTGTCCGAGTTCACTGTCAGACAGTGACGGATCTA
This DNA window, taken from Nicotiana tabacum cultivar K326 chromosome 4, ASM71507v2, whole genome shotgun sequence, encodes the following:
- the LOC142179986 gene encoding uncharacterized protein LOC142179986; its protein translation is MVSAMRNIKDARILRAMRSDSSQRDLNLWCEYHGMNSHQTWDCQHLRQEVVTSLKNGHYRKFLSDRAKNNYGHNKDNAELPKAGEEPPRQMINMIFGGNEINKVTLSAAKKMKVSITHSKRLQEDDITFTEEDADKLLLPDNDTLVISLNVLDYKIRRCLVDLGSSANIIQWRVLEQTKLTGSIIPAIKLLAGFNLASVTTREEILLLINAEGVMKTTLFEVVDGDMGLKTTNSQSMALPNDNEAGLQDENNNLTTGYERPLVDPIGTRVADPIDVNSHVAIEANQCFDPENSIHGGN